The genomic stretch AATAACCGTTGCAAGTCCTGATTCAACTTGTTGGCTTAGTTCGTCCCACGTGACATCGGCGGCTCCAGGCAATGCCCGGACCACGACGTCAAGACCGATGGCATCCGCAGTAAACTGCGCGGCCAATGCACGCATCCTTCGCTTAGCGAGGTTGCGGTGCACGGCATTGCCAACGGCCTTGGAGACGATAAATCCAAAACGATTATTGCCTTGGGGTTCGTTATCACGAACCCGTGCATATAGCACTACGTTCCGGCGCCCAGTGCGGGCGCCGGAACGTACAGTAGCTGTAAAGTCCTGAGAAAAGCGCAGCCGTTGATTCTTTGGCAACACGACGTCACGCGTCGTGTCTGATAAACAAAGAACTCACGAAAGCCTGCGCTGTTTCAGGACTGAAGTGCTTAATGGTTATGCAGAAAGTTCGGTGCGGCCCTTGCCACGGCGGGCTGCCAAGATGGCACGGCCTGCACGGGTACGCATACGAAGACGGAAACCATGCTTTTTTGCACGGCGACGGTTATTCGGCTGAAAAGTCCGCTTGCTCACGGTAGTAACTCCAAGACGATCAGGTGATGC from Paeniglutamicibacter sp. Y32M11 encodes the following:
- the rpmH gene encoding 50S ribosomal protein L34 → MSKRTFQPNNRRRAKKHGFRLRMRTRAGRAILAARRGKGRTELSA
- the rnpA gene encoding ribonuclease P protein component, with the protein product MLPKNQRLRFSQDFTATVRSGARTGRRNVVLYARVRDNEPQGNNRFGFIVSKAVGNAVHRNLAKRRMRALAAQFTADAIGLDVVVRALPGAADVTWDELSQQVESGLATVIRKAGVKREEGL